The nucleotide sequence GATTTGAACCAGTTAATTGATTAAAGATTACACTTTTACCTACATTGGCATTACCTGCAAGGGCAAATACTATCTCCTTCTTCTCACCCATATCCTTCCTGCTATTCCCCTTCCAAGAGCAAGATGATAACCCCTCACAGAAATCTCAATGGGACCAAAGGGTGCCCTCCTTATAACCTTAATTCTTGTGCCTGGTGTAAGCCCCATATCAAGTAGCCTCTGTACCATCCCTCTTCCTCCCCTTATTGAAACAATCTCCCCCTCATCCCCTGACGACAATGAGAGAAGTGTAACAATGTCTCCTTGATTAAATCCAAAAACTCCTTTGATTCTCTCCTTTCCCTCATCTGGAAGAAAATGCTCAAGCTCATGAGCCTCCTTGTGTGCCTCTTTTTCATTAACTCCAATATCTTTAAGAAGTCTCTCCAATATTTCATGTTTCTCCAAAATGTTTTTCCCCTCAAGTAATCCAAGAGGAGTAAGAACAACCCTTCCATCATTTTGAATTTTTATCTTTCCCTCTCTAACAAGGTCATCAATGACCTCTCTTATATTTGGAATATTAAATTTCCCCTCTATATCAGAGAGATACACATTCTTTTCTTGAACCAGAAACTTTAAAATATCTTCCTTCTCTTTTTTCATAAGACAGAATTATTATAACATACGTGAAAATTTTTTTCTTTTGCCACCCCAAAGACTAAACACAAAAATGCAACTCTGGGTGCCAGATACTGTGATAATGTCAAGGGGATGAAAGGGTTAAAGAGTTGTTTCT is from Caldisericia bacterium and encodes:
- a CDS encoding FeoA domain-containing protein, with protein sequence MKKEKEDILKFLVQEKNVYLSDIEGKFNIPNIREVIDDLVREGKIKIQNDGRVVLTPLGLLEGKNILEKHEILERLLKDIGVNEKEAHKEAHELEHFLPDEGKERIKGVFGFNQGDIVTLLSLSSGDEGEIVSIRGGRGMVQRLLDMGLTPGTRIKVIRRAPFGPIEISVRGYHLALGRGIAGRIWVRRRR